The Herbiconiux sp. SALV-R1 nucleotide sequence CGAGTCGCGGCTGCGCACGCGGATGGGCGAGGCGTTGCGGGGGAGCTTCTGGAGGCCCAGACGCGCTGCCTCGCGCTCCTCGTCGGTGGAGGTGGGGCTGACGAGAGCCTTCTTCAGCTCGAGACGCTTCGCGGCGTACCGCTCCACGACGACCTTGCGCTGCTCGTTGCGGGCGATCTTGCTCTTCTTGGCCATGTGTTTACCGCTCCTCTCGGAAGTCGACGTGCTTGCGGATGACCGGGTCGTACTTCTTCAGCACGAGGCGGTCGGGGTCGTTGCGACGGTTCTTCTTGGTCACGTAGGTGTAACCGGTGCCCGCCGTCGAGCGGAGCTTGATGATGGGACGGACGTCCTGCTGCTTTGCCATTAGAGCTTGATCCCCCGAGCCTGGATGTCCTTGACGACGGCCTCGATGCCACGAGCGTCGATGACCTTGATGCCCTTGGCGGACAGCGTCAGGGTGACGTTACGGCGAAGCGACGGCACGTAGTACGTCTTCTTCTGCACGTTCGGGTCGAAGCGCCGCTTGGTGCGACGGTGCGAGTGCGAGATGTTGTGACCGAAGCCGGGAACGGCTCCTGTCACCTGGCACACTGCTGCCATTGTTTCCTCCATTTGGTTACCGTGAGACGAGCGCCTCACCCAAGATGACTTGTCGGCGGCCTGCGCCTGTGCGCACACCACAATGGGCGGAGGATTCCACCCAACCTGAGTAGCTTAGACGAGCGCCGCCGAAGCGGCAAGTCGAACCCGGTCGCCTCACTCACCCGCGTAGTCGGTGACCGTCAGCCAGAGCGGGTACAGGTCGTGCCGCTCACCGCGGTCGCCGGTGGCGAGCTGGAACGGGCCCCCCGCCGAGAGGTTGGCGAACAGGTCGTCGGCCGTGATCTCCCCGGCGAGCCTGAAGTCGTCGAAGACGAAGGGCACGCCGTTCGAGCCGAGCGGGCTCGGCGAATCCATGAGGTGGAAGTGCAGGTGCGGCGAGTCGGTGTTGCCCGTGTTGCCGAGGAGTCCGATGATGTCGCCGGTCGAGAGCCGCTGGCCCACCTCGACCCCGGCGGGGTTGCCCGGCTGGAGGTGGGCGTAGAACGCGTACACGCCGTCGCCGAGCTGCTGCACGACGTGGTTTCCGCCGTACTCGTCGACCGTGAGACCGGTGGGGTTGGCGCCCGGCTTCTGCTCGGGCAGGTCGAAGCGCATCGAGACGATGGGCCCGTCGCCGACAGCGAGGATGTCGGCGCCGAAGTAGGGGTAGCTCGAGAGCTCGTCGACCGGTCCGGTGACGAAGGAACCCTCGGAGTCGAGCTGCACGTAGTCGATCGCGTAGCGCTCGGGGGCGTGGTACGAGCCGCCGATGGGGTTGACCGCCCCGCGGTGCGGTGTGACGGCGCAGCAGCTGTTGCCGTTCAGCCAGCCGTCGCCGCGCAGGGGAGGCGCGATCACGACGGGCGCCTCGCGATCGACCTCGGTGCTCGCGAGCCGCTCCGTCATCTCGGGGGTGATGACGGGCGGGGCGGCCGGGTCGAAGCCGAAGGTCACGTCGTGGGCGAGCTTCGCGGGTACGTCGTCCATCGAGTCGACGGTGACGTCGAGCCACACCAGTGCACCCTGACCGGGGCCGATCACCCGCCCCGGCTCGGTCGTGCCCGACACGTGCACCCAGGGCACCACCTCGTCGCCGTCGAGTCGCTCGAGCGACTGGCCCTTGCCGTCGAGCACGTCGATGCTCTCGATCGTGGCCGTCTGGGTGGTGACGTTGCTGAGGTAGAGCTCGTAGGCGAGGTGCACCAGGCCGTCGGTGGCCGGCACGGGGCGGGGCGTGCTGAGCACCCGCGCGATCACCGGGGTGAAAGGGTCGTCGGATGCGGTGGTGGCGTCGGTCGTCGCGTCACCGCTCGAGGGGGTGCTGTCGTCTGATACCGGCTCCGTCGCCGGAACGGGTGCGGAGCCCGGGGTGCAGGCCGCCAGCAGCAGCGCTGCCACGGCGACCGGGATGAGGAGAAGAGGGCGTCGGGTCATGCAGTCAGTATGAGACGCCGACGCCCCCCGGCGATAGATCCCCGTTGGTGCGACCCGCGCCCCGGCTCAGGGGGCGGTCGTCGGAACGCAGGCGTTGCAGTAGCCGAAGATGTCGACGACGTGTTCGGGGCGGGTGAAGCCGTGGAGGGCCGCTGTCTTCTGGGCCCAGGCTTCCACCTCGTCGGCCTCGATCTCGACGGTGAGTCCGCAGCTGCGGCAGATGAGGTGGTGGTGGTGGGCCAGCGAGCAGGCGCGGTAGAGCGACTCGCCCTCGGGCGACTGGAGCGAGTCGGCCTCACCCTCCTGGGCGAGGTCGGCGAGCGCCCGGTACACCGTCGCCAGCCCGATCTGCGACCCGGTGTTCTTCAGCGAGGAGTGCAGTGCCTGCGCGCTGACGAAGCCCATCTGCGTGCCGAGCGCCGACCGCACCGCCTCCCGCTGCCACGTGTTGCGCTTCACGAACCGACCACCTCTTCCGACCGTCTCCACCGTAGCCGCGCCAGCTGGGAGACGCCTAGCGCCAGCACGAAGAACAGGGCGGCCGTGAGCGAGATCGCCGCACCGGCCGCGATGCCGAGCCACCTCGACGAGAGCACCCCGATCACGCCGGAGAGCGCCCCGATGACGGGGGCGAGCACGAACATCTGGGTGGTGGTGCGCGCGACCACCCGGGCAGCCGCGGCCGGGGCCGCGATGAGCGCGAGGGCGAGGATCGCCCCGACGGCCGGCATGGCCG carries:
- the rpsN gene encoding 30S ribosomal protein S14, producing the protein MAKKSKIARNEQRKVVVERYAAKRLELKKALVSPTSTDEEREAARLGLQKLPRNASPIRVRSRDSVDGRPRGVLTKFGISRVRFRDMAHRGELPGITKSSW
- the rpmG gene encoding 50S ribosomal protein L33, which codes for MAKQQDVRPIIKLRSTAGTGYTYVTKKNRRNDPDRLVLKKYDPVIRKHVDFREER
- the rpmB gene encoding 50S ribosomal protein L28 gives rise to the protein MAAVCQVTGAVPGFGHNISHSHRRTKRRFDPNVQKKTYYVPSLRRNVTLTLSAKGIKVIDARGIEAVVKDIQARGIKL
- a CDS encoding M23 family metallopeptidase — translated: MTRRPLLLIPVAVAALLLAACTPGSAPVPATEPVSDDSTPSSGDATTDATTASDDPFTPVIARVLSTPRPVPATDGLVHLAYELYLSNVTTQTATIESIDVLDGKGQSLERLDGDEVVPWVHVSGTTEPGRVIGPGQGALVWLDVTVDSMDDVPAKLAHDVTFGFDPAAPPVITPEMTERLASTEVDREAPVVIAPPLRGDGWLNGNSCCAVTPHRGAVNPIGGSYHAPERYAIDYVQLDSEGSFVTGPVDELSSYPYFGADILAVGDGPIVSMRFDLPEQKPGANPTGLTVDEYGGNHVVQQLGDGVYAFYAHLQPGNPAGVEVGQRLSTGDIIGLLGNTGNTDSPHLHFHLMDSPSPLGSNGVPFVFDDFRLAGEITADDLFANLSAGGPFQLATGDRGERHDLYPLWLTVTDYAGE
- a CDS encoding Fur family transcriptional regulator; protein product: MGFVSAQALHSSLKNTGSQIGLATVYRALADLAQEGEADSLQSPEGESLYRACSLAHHHHLICRSCGLTVEIEADEVEAWAQKTAALHGFTRPEHVVDIFGYCNACVPTTAP